The genomic interval TCGGTCACCTTCTCAGCCTTCTCGGCCATCAGTCGATCTCCTCAACCTTGACGAGGTGCGCGACGGTCTTGACGTAGCCGCGCGTCTGCGCGTCGTCGGGACGGACGACGGAGTCGCCGATCCGCTTGAGACCCAGCGAACGCAGCGTGTCACGCTGGTTCTGCTTCTCGCTCACCTTGGACTTGACCTGGGTCACCTTGAGGCGCGCAGCCATCAGGCACCTCCCTTTGCAGCGGCCAGGGCGTCGGCCTCGGCACGGATCAGACGGGCAGGAGCCACCTGGTCGAAGTCGAGACCGCGACGAGCGGCGACCGCACGGGGCTCCTCGAGCTGCTTGAGCGCCTCGACGGTCGCGTGCACGATGTTGATCGTGTTGGACGAGCCGAGGGACTTCGAGAGCACGTCGTGGATGCCGGCGCACTCGAGCACGGCACGCACCGGACCACCGGCGATGACACCGGTACCGGCGGCAGCCGGACGCAGCAGCACGACGCCGGCAGCGGCCTCACCCTGCACCGGGTGCGGGATGGTGGAGCCGGCACGGGGAACCCGGAAGAAGTTGCGCTTGGCCTCTTCGACACCCTTCGAGATGGCGAGCGGGACCTCACGCGCCTTGCCGTAGCCGACGCCGACCAGACCGTTGCCGTCACCCACGACGACAAGCGCCGTGAAGCTGAAGCGGCGACCGCCCTTGACGACCTTGGACACGCGGTTGATCGTCACGACGCGCTCGAGGAACTGGCTCTTCTCGGCGTCGCGCGACCCGCGGTCGCGGGTCTGGCTGCGCTCGCGGCCACCGCGGCGCGGCTCACGCTCGCGCTCGACGGGCGCCTCAGCGGCTGCCGTCTGCGCGGTCGTACCCTCAGTGGCCTGTTCGGTCACTTCGTTCTCCACATTCTGAGTAGTTGCATCGCTCACAGGTTCAGACCTCCCTCGCGGGCGCCTTCGGCGATCGCTGCGACACGGCCCGCGTAGCGGTTGCCACCGCGGTCGAACACGACGTCCGAGACGCCGGCGGCCTTCGCACGCTCGGCGACGAGCTCGCCGACCTTGCGGGCCTTGGCGGTCTTGTCACCGTCGAACGTGCGCAGGTCGGCCTCGAGGGTCGACGCGGATGCCACGGTGTGACCCTTGCTGTCGTCGACCAGCTGGACGAAGACGTGGCGGGCCGAGCGGGTGACGACCAGGCGCGGACGCGCCTCGGTGCCCACGACCTTCTTGCGAAGGCGGAGGTGACGACGCGTGCGTGCGTCGCTCTTCGACTTGACAGCCATGGTTACTTACCAGCCTTTCCGGCCTTGCGGCGAACGACCTCGCCCGCGTAGCGCACACCCTTGCCCTTGTACGGCTCGGGCTTGCGGATCTTGCGGATGTTCGCGGCGGCCTCACCGACGGCCTGCTTGGAGATGCCGCTGACGGTGAGCTTGTTGTTGCCCTCGACGGTCAGCGTGATGCCGGCCGGCGCCTCGACGAGCACCGGGTGCGAGAAGCCGAGTGCGAACTCGACCGCCGTGCCCTTCTGCGCGACGCGGTAACCGGTGCCGACGACCTCGAGGCCCTTGGTGTAGCCCTGGGTCACGCCGATGATGTTGTTGTTGATGAGCGTGCGGGTCAGGCCGTGCAGCGAGCGCGACTCGCGCTCGTCGTCGGGACGGGTGACCAGAACCTGGCCCTCCTCGACCTTGACCTCGATGGGCTTGGCGACGGTGAGCACGAGCTCACCCTTCGGGCCCTTGACGGCGACATCCTGGCCGTCCACCGAAACGGTGACGCCGGCGGGGATGTCGATGGGAAGACGTCCGATACGCGACATGTCAGATCACCACACGTAGGCGAGGACTTCCCCACCCACGCCCTTCTGCTCGGCCTGACGGTCGGTGAGAAGACCGGAGGAGGTGGACAGGATCGCGATGCCCAGGCCGCCGAGGACGGTGGGGAGCTCGGTGGACTTCGCGTAGACGCGCAGACCCGGCTTGGAGACGCGCTTGATGCCGGCGATCGACCGCTCGCGGTTCGGGCCGTACTTGAGGTTCAGCGTGAGGGTCTGGCCGACGCGAGCGTCGGAGACCTCCCACGACGAGATGTAGCCCTCCTGCTGGAGGATCTCGGCGATGTGGGTCTTGAGCTTGGAGCTCGGCAGCGACACGGAGTCGTGGTGCGCCGAGTTCGCGTTGCGCAGACGGGTCAGCATGTCAGCGACCGGGTCTGTCATCGTCATTTCTTGGTTTCCTTTGTTCAGTGGTTTCGGATGCCGTTACACGACAGCCGACCTTCTTGAGGTCCGGCCGGATGGCCGGGGGTGTGTCAGGCCTGAGCGTCGTCCGTCTTGAACGGGAAGCCCAGCTGGCGGAGCAGCGAGCGGCCCTCGGCATCCGTCTTCGCGGTCGTGACGACCGTGATGTCGAAGCCGCGGACGCGGTCGATCTTGTCCTGGTTGATCTCGTGGAAGACCGACTGCTCCTGCAGACCGAACGTGTAGTTGCCGTTGCCGTCGAACTGCTTCGGCGACAGGCCGCGGAAGTCGCGGATGCGGGGCAGGGCGAGGTTCACCAGACGGTCGAGGAACTCCCACGCACGGTCGCCGCGGAGGGTGACGTGCGCGCCGATGGCCTGGCCCTCGCGCAGCTTGAACTGCGCGATGGACTTGCGGGCCTTCGTGACGACCGGCTTCTGGCCGGTGATCTTGGTGAGGTCGTCGACCGCGCCGTCGATCACCTTGGAGTCGCGAGCAGCCTCGCCGACACCGGTGTTCACGACGACCTTGACGATCCCGGGGATCTGCATGACGTTGGCGTAGCCGAACTCTTCCTGCAGGGCCTTCTTGATCTCGGTCTGGTACTTCGCCTTCAGACGGGGCTGGATTTTGCCAGCCTCGAGGGCAGTGGTGGTGCTCATCAGAGGTCCTTACCGCTCTTCTTCGCGTAGCGCACGCGGACGTTGCGCTTCACGCCGTCCTTCGTCTGCTCCTCGACGCGGTGACCGACACGGGTCGGCTTCTTGGTCGAGGGGTCGACGAGGGCGACGTTGGAGATGTGGATCGGGGCTTCCATCGTCTCGATGCCGCCCGTCTTGGTGCCGCGCTGCGACTGGCCGACGCGGTTGTGCTTGGTGACGTAGTTGACGCCCTCGACGATGACACGGTTCGACTCGACGAGAACGTCGAGAACCTTGCCCTGCTTGCCGCGGTCGCCGCCCTTGTCCTGCTTCTTGCCAGTGATGACCTGAACGAGGTCACCCTTCTTGATCTTGGCCATGCGGTCAGATCACCTCCGGTGCGAGCGAGACGATCTTCATGAACTTCTTGTCGCGAAGCTCACGGCCGACCGGGCCGAAGATGCGGGTGCCGCGGGGCTCCCCGTCGTTCTTCAGGATGACGGCGGCGTTCTCGTCGAACTTGATGTAGGAACCGTCGGCACGACGGGTCTGCTTGACGGTGCGGACGACGACGGCCTTGACCACGTCGCCCTTCTTGACGTTGCCGCCGGGGATCGCGTCCTTGACGGTCGCCACGATGATGTCGCCCAGTCCGGCGTAGCGGCGGTTGGAACCACCGAGCACGCGGATCGTGAGCAGCTCCTTGGCGCCGGTGTTGTCGGCGACCTTGAGGCGGGACTCAGTCTGGATCATTTCTTACTTCGCCTTCTCGAGGATCTCGACCAGGCGCCACCGCTTGGTGGCGCTGAGCGGCCGGGTCTCGTTGATGAGAACGAGGTCGCCGATGCCGGCGGTGTTCTGCTCGTCGTGGGCCTTGACCTTCGACGTGCGACGGATGACCTTGCCGTAGAGCGGGTGCTTCACGCGGTCCTCGACTTCGACGACGATGGTCTTGTCCATCTTGTCGCTGACGACGTAGCCGCGGCGCGACTTGCGGTAGCCACGGGCGTCCGCGTCGCGGACGTCGTGAGCGGCGTGCTCGTGGCCGGCCTCGACCGGAGCCTCGACGACGGCGTCCGCCGCAGCGGCGGCAGCCTTCTTCGCGGGCGCCTTCTTGGCGGGAGCCTTCTTCTCAGTGGTCTCAGCCATCACTCGGCCTCTTCCTTCGCGGCAGCGTCATCGGCGGCATCCGCCTTCTTCGTCGCCTTCTTCTTCGCCTTGGGCGCGACCTCGACGGGCGCGGGCGTGGCACGGATGCCGAGCTCGCGCTCACGGATCACGGTGTACAGCCGCGCGATGTCGCGCTTGACCGCACGGATGCGGCCGTGGCTCTCGAGCTGGCCGGTGGCCGACTGGAAGCGCAGGTTGAACAGCTCTTCCTTGGCCTTGCGCAGCTCTTCGACGAGGCGCTGGTCCTCGAACGTGTCCAGCTCGCTGGGTGCGAGCGTCTTGGTTCCGACAGCCATTACGCGTCGCCCTCCTCGCGCTTGATGATGCGTGCCTTCAGCGGCAGCTTGTGGATTGCACGGGTCAGCGCCTCACGAGCGAGCTGCTCGTTGACACCGGCGACCTCGAACAGGACGCGACCCGGCTTGACGTTGGCGACCCACCACTCCGGCGAACCCTTACCGGAACCCATGCGGGTTTCGGCCGGCTTCTTGGTCAGCGGACGGTCGGGGTAGATGTTGATCCACACCTTGCCGCCACGCTTGATGTGACGCGTCATCGCGATACGAGCGGACTCGATCTGACGGTTCGTCACGTACGCGGGGGTCAGCGCCTGGATGCCGAACTCGCCGAAGGAGACCTTCGTGCCGCCGGTGGCCTGGCCCGAGCGACCCGGGTGGTGCTGCTTGCGGTACTTGACCTTGCGGGGGATAAGCATTATGCCGATGCTCCTTCTGCGACGGGGGCCTCGTTGCGGGGGCCACGACGGGGACGGTCGCCCCGGTCACGAGCGGGCTTCTGGTTGGCCTGCTCGCGCGCGAGCTCCTTGGCCGTCAGGTCGCCCTTGTAGATCCAGACCTTCACGCCGATGCGGCCGAAGGTGGTCTTGGCCTCGTAGAAGCCGTAGTCGATGTTCGCGCGGAGCGTGTGCAGGGGCACACGGCCTTCGCGGTAGAACTCCGAACGGCTCATCTCGGCGCCGCCGAGACGGCCGGAGACCTGGATGCGGATGCCCTTGGCACCGGCGCGCTGGGCGCCCTGCAGGCCCTTGCGCATCGCGCGGCGGAACGCCACACGTGCGGAGAGCTGCTCGGCGATGCCCTGTGCGACGAGCTGGGCGTCGGCCTCGGGGTTCTTGACCTCGAGGATGTTCAGCTGGATCTGCTTGCCGGTGAGCTTCTCGAGGTCGGCGCGGATGCGCTCGGCCTCGGCGCCACGGCGACCGATCACGATGCCCGGACGGGCGGTGTGGATGTCGACGCGGACGCGGTCACGGGTGCGCTCGATCTCGATGCCGGACACGCCGGCGCGGTCGAGCTGCGTCTGCAGGAGCTTGCGGATCTTGATGTCCTCGGCCACGTAGTCGGCGTAACGCTGGCCCGGCTTCGTGGAGTCGGAGAACCAACGCGACACGTGGTCCGTGGTGATGCCGAGGCGGAAGCCGTACGGGTTGACCTTCTGTCCCATTACTTGCTCGCCTTCTTCTTAGCAGCGGTTGCTGAGCCCGTCGACGCATCGGCGACCTCGGGGGTCGCGAGCTCGACGGTGATGTGGCTCGTGCGCTTCTTGATCTGGAACGCGCGGCCCTGAGCGCGGGGCTGGAAACGCTTCAGCGTCGTGCCCTCGTCGACGTACGCGTTGCGCACGTACAGGTCCTGCTCGTCCAGGAACTCGCCGTCCTTGTCCGCCTTCACGCGGGCGTTGGCGACCGCAGCGGCAACGAGCTTGTAGATCGGCTCGCTGGCACTCTGGGGCGCGAACTTCAGGATGGCCAGGGCCTCCTGAGCCTGCTTGCCCTTGATGAGCGCGACGACACGACGAGCCTTCTGAGGGGTCACGCGAATGTGCTTGACGCGTGCGATGGAATCCACCATGTCTCTCCTCCTCTAGTCCTCTCCAGGATCACCACCGCGTCAGCGGCGGCGGCCCTTCTTGTCGTCCTTCTCGTGGCCGCGGAAGGTGCGGGTGGGCGCGAACTCGCCCAGCTTGTGGCCGACCATGGTCTCGGACACGAACACGGGGATGTGCTTGCGTCCGTCGTGCACGGCGATCGTGTGACCCAGCATGGCCGGGATGATCATCGAACGGCGCGACCAGGTCTTGATGACGTTCTTGGTGCCGGCTTCGTTCTGGACGACCACCTTGCGAAGCAGGTGCTCGTCGACGAAGGGGCCCTTCTTAAGGCTGCGAGGCATCTTCCTCTACTCCTACTTGCGCTTCTTGCCGGCGTTGCGACGGCGGACGATGTACTTGTCGCTTTCCTTGTTGGGGTGGCGGGTACGACCCTCAGCCTGGCCCCAAGGAGAGACGGGGTGACGTCCACCGGACGTCTTGCCCTCGCCACCACCGTGCGGGTGGTCGACGGGGTTCATCGCGACACCGCGGACGGTCGGGCGCACGCCCTTCCAGCGCTTGCGGCCGGCCTTGCCCCAGTTGATGTTCGACTGCTCGGCGTTGCCGACCTCGCCGATCGTGGCGCGGCAGCGCGCGTCGACGTTGCGGATCTCGCCCGAGGGCAGACGCAGCTGCGCGTAGGGGCCGTCCTTGGCGACGAGACGCACCGACACACCGGCCGACCGCGCGATCTTCGCGCCGCCGCCGGGGCGGAGCTCGATGGCGTGGATGACGGTACCGGTGGGGATGTTCTTCAGCGGCAGGTTGTTGCCCGGCTTGATGTCGGCCGAGGCACCCGACTCGACGATGTCGCCCTGCGCCAGCTTGTTCGGCGCCAGGATGTAGCGCTTCTCGCCGTCGACGTAGTGCAGCAGCGCGATGCGCGCGGTGCGGTTGGGGTCGTACTCGATGTGAGCGACCTTGGCGTTCACGCCGTCCTTGTCATTGCGACGGAAGTCGATGACGCGGTACTGACGCTTGTGACCGCCACCGATGTGACGGGTGGTGATGCGGCCCTGGTTGTTGCGGCCACCGGTCTTCGACAGCGGGCGCAGCAGCGACTTCTCGGGCGTCGATCGGGTGATCTCGGCGAAGTCGGCCACCGACGAACCGCGACGACCGGGGGTCGTGGGCTTGTACTTGCGAATAGCCATGTTCTCTAGTCCTCTATCCCAGCGGTCAGCCGACGGCCGTGAAGATGTCGATGGTGCCCGACTTCAGCGTGACGATGGCGCGCTTGGTGTCCTTGCGCTTGCCGGTGCCGAAGCGGGTGCGACGGGCCTTGCCCGCGCGGTTGAGCGTGTTCACCGCGGCGACCTTGACGCCGAAGATCTTCTCGATCGCGAGCTTGATCTCGGTCTTGGAGGCGCGGGGGTCCACGAGGAACGTGTACTTGCCCTCGTCGATGAGCCCGTAGCTCTTCTCCGAGACGACCGGCTTCAGGATGACGTCGCGCGGGTCCTTGTTGACGGCGATGTTCGCGGTGCTCATGCCGAGACCTCCTCGGTGGTGGCGCTCTTGGACGCGACAAACGCGTCGTAGGCGGCCTTGGTGAAGACGATGTCGTCCGAGACGAGCACGTCGTAGGCGTTGAGCTGGCCGGCGTCGAGCACGTGGACGTACCCGAGGTTGCGGACGCTCTTGACGGTCAGCTCGTCGCCACGCTCGGTGACCACGAGGACGTTCTTGACGGCGCCGAGACCGGACAGCACGGATGCCGCGGCCTTCGTCGACGGCGCGCCGTCGATGCCGAAGGAGTCGACGATGTGCAG from Microbacterium aurum carries:
- the rpsS gene encoding 30S ribosomal protein S19 produces the protein MPRSLKKGPFVDEHLLRKVVVQNEAGTKNVIKTWSRRSMIIPAMLGHTIAVHDGRKHIPVFVSETMVGHKLGEFAPTRTFRGHEKDDKKGRRR
- the rpmD gene encoding 50S ribosomal protein L30, which gives rise to MAARLKVTQVKSKVSEKQNQRDTLRSLGLKRIGDSVVRPDDAQTRGYVKTVAHLVKVEEID
- the rplE gene encoding 50S ribosomal protein L5 — translated: MSTTTALEAGKIQPRLKAKYQTEIKKALQEEFGYANVMQIPGIVKVVVNTGVGEAARDSKVIDGAVDDLTKITGQKPVVTKARKSIAQFKLREGQAIGAHVTLRGDRAWEFLDRLVNLALPRIRDFRGLSPKQFDGNGNYTFGLQEQSVFHEINQDKIDRVRGFDITVVTTAKTDAEGRSLLRQLGFPFKTDDAQA
- the rplB gene encoding 50S ribosomal protein L2, which translates into the protein MAIRKYKPTTPGRRGSSVADFAEITRSTPEKSLLRPLSKTGGRNNQGRITTRHIGGGHKRQYRVIDFRRNDKDGVNAKVAHIEYDPNRTARIALLHYVDGEKRYILAPNKLAQGDIVESGASADIKPGNNLPLKNIPTGTVIHAIELRPGGGAKIARSAGVSVRLVAKDGPYAQLRLPSGEIRNVDARCRATIGEVGNAEQSNINWGKAGRKRWKGVRPTVRGVAMNPVDHPHGGGEGKTSGGRHPVSPWGQAEGRTRHPNKESDKYIVRRRNAGKKRK
- the rplX gene encoding 50S ribosomal protein L24 → MAKIKKGDLVQVITGKKQDKGGDRGKQGKVLDVLVESNRVIVEGVNYVTKHNRVGQSQRGTKTGGIETMEAPIHISNVALVDPSTKKPTRVGHRVEEQTKDGVKRNVRVRYAKKSGKDL
- the rplV gene encoding 50S ribosomal protein L22; translation: MVDSIARVKHIRVTPQKARRVVALIKGKQAQEALAILKFAPQSASEPIYKLVAAAVANARVKADKDGEFLDEQDLYVRNAYVDEGTTLKRFQPRAQGRAFQIKKRTSHITVELATPEVADASTGSATAAKKKASK
- the rplN gene encoding 50S ribosomal protein L14; amino-acid sequence: MIQTESRLKVADNTGAKELLTIRVLGGSNRRYAGLGDIIVATVKDAIPGGNVKKGDVVKAVVVRTVKQTRRADGSYIKFDENAAVILKNDGEPRGTRIFGPVGRELRDKKFMKIVSLAPEVI
- the rplF gene encoding 50S ribosomal protein L6 — its product is MSRIGRLPIDIPAGVTVSVDGQDVAVKGPKGELVLTVAKPIEVKVEEGQVLVTRPDDERESRSLHGLTRTLINNNIIGVTQGYTKGLEVVGTGYRVAQKGTAVEFALGFSHPVLVEAPAGITLTVEGNNKLTVSGISKQAVGEAAANIRKIRKPEPYKGKGVRYAGEVVRRKAGKAGK
- the rpsC gene encoding 30S ribosomal protein S3, producing the protein MGQKVNPYGFRLGITTDHVSRWFSDSTKPGQRYADYVAEDIKIRKLLQTQLDRAGVSGIEIERTRDRVRVDIHTARPGIVIGRRGAEAERIRADLEKLTGKQIQLNILEVKNPEADAQLVAQGIAEQLSARVAFRRAMRKGLQGAQRAGAKGIRIQVSGRLGGAEMSRSEFYREGRVPLHTLRANIDYGFYEAKTTFGRIGVKVWIYKGDLTAKELAREQANQKPARDRGDRPRRGPRNEAPVAEGASA
- the rpsH gene encoding 30S ribosomal protein S8, whose translation is MTMTDPVADMLTRLRNANSAHHDSVSLPSSKLKTHIAEILQQEGYISSWEVSDARVGQTLTLNLKYGPNRERSIAGIKRVSKPGLRVYAKSTELPTVLGGLGIAILSTSSGLLTDRQAEQKGVGGEVLAYVW
- the rpsE gene encoding 30S ribosomal protein S5, which codes for MSDATTQNVENEVTEQATEGTTAQTAAAEAPVEREREPRRGGRERSQTRDRGSRDAEKSQFLERVVTINRVSKVVKGGRRFSFTALVVVGDGNGLVGVGYGKAREVPLAISKGVEEAKRNFFRVPRAGSTIPHPVQGEAAAGVVLLRPAAAGTGVIAGGPVRAVLECAGIHDVLSKSLGSSNTINIVHATVEALKQLEEPRAVAARRGLDFDQVAPARLIRAEADALAAAKGGA
- the rplP gene encoding 50S ribosomal protein L16, translating into MLIPRKVKYRKQHHPGRSGQATGGTKVSFGEFGIQALTPAYVTNRQIESARIAMTRHIKRGGKVWINIYPDRPLTKKPAETRMGSGKGSPEWWVANVKPGRVLFEVAGVNEQLAREALTRAIHKLPLKARIIKREEGDA
- the rpsQ gene encoding 30S ribosomal protein S17 — encoded protein: MAETTEKKAPAKKAPAKKAAAAAADAVVEAPVEAGHEHAAHDVRDADARGYRKSRRGYVVSDKMDKTIVVEVEDRVKHPLYGKVIRRTSKVKAHDEQNTAGIGDLVLINETRPLSATKRWRLVEILEKAK
- the rplR gene encoding 50S ribosomal protein L18, with translation MAVKSKSDARTRRHLRLRKKVVGTEARPRLVVTRSARHVFVQLVDDSKGHTVASASTLEADLRTFDGDKTAKARKVGELVAERAKAAGVSDVVFDRGGNRYAGRVAAIAEGAREGGLNL
- the rplW gene encoding 50S ribosomal protein L23 translates to MSTANIAVNKDPRDVILKPVVSEKSYGLIDEGKYTFLVDPRASKTEIKLAIEKIFGVKVAAVNTLNRAGKARRTRFGTGKRKDTKRAIVTLKSGTIDIFTAVG
- the rpmC gene encoding 50S ribosomal protein L29, with amino-acid sequence MAVGTKTLAPSELDTFEDQRLVEELRKAKEELFNLRFQSATGQLESHGRIRAVKRDIARLYTVIRERELGIRATPAPVEVAPKAKKKATKKADAADDAAAKEEAE